A section of the Oncorhynchus gorbuscha isolate QuinsamMale2020 ecotype Even-year linkage group LG06, OgorEven_v1.0, whole genome shotgun sequence genome encodes:
- the LOC124037836 gene encoding E3 ubiquitin/ISG15 ligase TRIM25-like isoform X3 has protein sequence MAESCSLFGEEQFTCSICLDLLKEPVTIPCGHSYCMGCIKDYWSLNDQTGVYSCPQCRQIFTTRPALNKNTMFAEVVERLKKTEELQADPSVPSYAEPGDIVCDVCAGRKQKAIKSCLLCLASYCETHLKLHDKLNPGKRHRLEEASIQLQEKICSQHDKLLEVYCRTDQRCLCYECLMGVHKGHETVSAVAESTEKQKELKEEHKKSKQVIKRKEKELLRLKQAMESLTYSAQVAVEDSDKVFDEMIRSVEKWHSDVKRLIRSQENAAVGQAEEQVDQLQKEIAELRRRDAELGQLSKIKDSIIFLQSCQSILALPGCGDSCSINVSQQVSFEGVKKSVAELKQRLEDICKGTFVKISKKVQDVHILQASNPSPREPIVTTHLH, from the exons ATGGCTGAGTCTTGTTCATTATTTGGTGAAGAACAATTCACTTGTTCAATTTGTCTGGATCTACTGAAGGAGCCTGTGACCATTCCTTGTGGACACAGTTACTGCATGGGCTGTATAAAGGACTACTGGAGTCTAAATGACCAGACAGGTGTCTACAGCTGTCCTCAGTGTAGACAGATATTCACCACAAGGCCTGCTCTGAACAAAAATACCATGTTTGCAGAGGTAGTGGAAAGACTGAAGAAGACTGAAGAACTCCAAGCTGACCCTTCTGTTCCTAGTTATGCTGAACCAGGGGATATTGTGTGTGATGTCTGTGCTGGGAGAAAGCAGAAAGCCATCAAGTCTTGTCTTCTGTGCCTGGCCTCGTACTGTGAAACACACCTCAAGCTTCATGACAAGCTAAACCCAGGAAAACGACACAGGCTTGAGGAAGCCTCCATACAGCTACAGGAGAAGATCTGCTCCCAGCATGACAAACTGCTGGAGGTTTACTGTCGTACCGATCAACGTTGTCTCTGCTATGAGTGTTTGATGGGTGTACACAAAGGCCATGAAACCGTTTCAGCTGTAGCTGAAAGCACGGAAAAACAG AAAGAACTGAAGGAGGAACACAAGAAATCCAAGCAAGTAAtcaagaggaaagagaaggagctATTGCGGTTGAAGCAGGCCATGGAGTCTCTCACA TACTCAGCACAGGTAGCTGTGGAAGACAGTGACAAGGTCTTTGATGAAATGATCCGCTCTGTTGAGAAGTGGCACTCTGATGTGAAAAGACTGATCAGATCACAGGAGAATGCTGCTGTGGGCCAGGCTGAAGAGCAGGTTGACCAGTTGCAAAAGGAGATTGCAGAGTTGAGGAGGAGAGATGCTGAGCTTGGGCAGTTGTCAAAAATAAAAGATTCTATTATTTTCCTCCAG AGCTGTCAATCAATCCTAGCCCTCCCTGGATGTGGAGACTCATGCAGCATCAATGTCAGCCAACAAGTGTCTTTTGAAGGAGTGAAGAAATCTGTGGCTGAACTGAAACAGCGATTGGAGGACATCTGCAAAGGGACCTTTGTAAAAATCTCTAAAAAAG TACAAGATGTTCATATTCTGCAGGCATCAAATCCCAGTCCACGTGAGCCAATTGTCACCACACATTTGCACTAA
- the LOC124037836 gene encoding E3 ubiquitin/ISG15 ligase TRIM25-like isoform X2 — translation MAESCSLFGEEQFTCSICLDLLKEPVTIPCGHSYCMGCIKDYWSLNDQTGVYSCPQCRQIFTTRPALNKNTMFAEVVERLKKTEELQADPSVPSYAEPGDIVCDVCAGRKQKAIKSCLLCLASYCETHLKLHDKLNPGKRHRLEEASIQLQEKICSQHDKLLEVYCRTDQRCLCYECLMGVHKGHETVSAVAESTEKQKELKEEHKKSKQVIKRKEKELLRLKQAMESLTYSAQVAVEDSDKVFDEMIRSVEKWHSDVKRLIRSQENAAVGQAEEQVDQLQKEIAELRRRDAELGQLSKIKDSIIFLQSCQSILALPGCGDSCSINVSQQVSFEGVKKSVAELKQRLEDICKGTFVKISKKVQDVHILQASNPSPPLPQVKEKFVESKVPTTRQEFLKCKYGRQTTDRQADRSILVVWVHHI, via the exons ATGGCTGAGTCTTGTTCATTATTTGGTGAAGAACAATTCACTTGTTCAATTTGTCTGGATCTACTGAAGGAGCCTGTGACCATTCCTTGTGGACACAGTTACTGCATGGGCTGTATAAAGGACTACTGGAGTCTAAATGACCAGACAGGTGTCTACAGCTGTCCTCAGTGTAGACAGATATTCACCACAAGGCCTGCTCTGAACAAAAATACCATGTTTGCAGAGGTAGTGGAAAGACTGAAGAAGACTGAAGAACTCCAAGCTGACCCTTCTGTTCCTAGTTATGCTGAACCAGGGGATATTGTGTGTGATGTCTGTGCTGGGAGAAAGCAGAAAGCCATCAAGTCTTGTCTTCTGTGCCTGGCCTCGTACTGTGAAACACACCTCAAGCTTCATGACAAGCTAAACCCAGGAAAACGACACAGGCTTGAGGAAGCCTCCATACAGCTACAGGAGAAGATCTGCTCCCAGCATGACAAACTGCTGGAGGTTTACTGTCGTACCGATCAACGTTGTCTCTGCTATGAGTGTTTGATGGGTGTACACAAAGGCCATGAAACCGTTTCAGCTGTAGCTGAAAGCACGGAAAAACAG AAAGAACTGAAGGAGGAACACAAGAAATCCAAGCAAGTAAtcaagaggaaagagaaggagctATTGCGGTTGAAGCAGGCCATGGAGTCTCTCACA TACTCAGCACAGGTAGCTGTGGAAGACAGTGACAAGGTCTTTGATGAAATGATCCGCTCTGTTGAGAAGTGGCACTCTGATGTGAAAAGACTGATCAGATCACAGGAGAATGCTGCTGTGGGCCAGGCTGAAGAGCAGGTTGACCAGTTGCAAAAGGAGATTGCAGAGTTGAGGAGGAGAGATGCTGAGCTTGGGCAGTTGTCAAAAATAAAAGATTCTATTATTTTCCTCCAG AGCTGTCAATCAATCCTAGCCCTCCCTGGATGTGGAGACTCATGCAGCATCAATGTCAGCCAACAAGTGTCTTTTGAAGGAGTGAAGAAATCTGTGGCTGAACTGAAACAGCGATTGGAGGACATCTGCAAAGGGACCTTTGTAAAAATCTCTAAAAAAG TACAAGATGTTCATATTCTGCAGGCATCAAATCCCAGTCCAC CTCTACCCCAAGTAAAAGAAAAGTTTGTGGAGAGTAAAGTACCAACAACAAGGCAGGAGTTTTTGAAATGTAAGTATGGAAGacaaacaacagacagacaggcagacagatcaATACTTGTTGTATGGGTTCATCATATCTGA